The Rhopalosiphum maidis isolate BTI-1 chromosome 2, ASM367621v3, whole genome shotgun sequence genome segment CTTTTAATTTGTTCATATAAACTCAAATTTGGTGTATGGACAATGAAATAAGCTAAACTTCCTAAAAAGGCATCACCAGCGCcctgaaataaaatacagacaACTTTTCAATAGCATTcagaaataaacaaaactgTATTTTATCGATATAACTTACTGAGGTATCAATAGGATTTTCTATTTTTGGCACTTTAACCCACTGTGGTTCTGGTTCATCTTTAGACGCAAATATGGCACCTAATGGTCCTAATgtgataattacaattttgcatccttgttttaaaagtaaagaTAAAACTTCATTTGCTGATTCAATACTATCAATTTTCTTTAtgcaatttgtataaatttctgCCTCAGATTCattaacacaaaatatgtcggctaattttagtatattctGATAAGAATTTGAATAAGCAGGAGCaccatttacaattttacaacctaaacaaattatttaatgtaatttaattctattatatatgtacaattatacaatttgttattctattattaaatgtaagtcttattacttattagtagtaattagtaatttttattttatactaacaataaaacagttaaaaaaaccCCCCACCATAAACAAACTCTACATACGTTCATGTGCTTAATAATTctacaaatataatgtttgatCATGATTACTAATActacttcatattttaattcctacaaaaattaatttaagggtctactattcatattattatttaaattctattttgaactttattcattaaataaaagtaagactatttgtttttatactattaattgcaatatataactttatgtttgcaaaactaaaaacatttatattgattataagaaatataagaacttaaaatcattgattcacaaattaaatataaaatctaccAACTAATAGGactaactaaaaatagaaaaatatgatttcacTATACTcagtattatttacatttggaatagtataattatttacatttactatTTGCAGTAGAAAgcatattaagtatacattcAGTTGTTTCTAGTGGagtttcaaattgaaatagcACAACTCTAGTttcattaagtaataaatcttGTGCTTTATCCACATCTTCTTTTTGTAATGTTCCATTAGCTCCTGCtactataatgatataattttcacctgtaaaaataaataatttaaattaatttgaagataattattattatattattttt includes the following:
- the LOC113554038 gene encoding ribokinase-like, which produces MTNKMSKIVVIGSCSTDMFFYTSILPNPGQTIHGKQFSLDFGGKGANQCIAAQKLGADTVFIGCVGSDIFGRDIINNFEKWGVDTQFITKKSIDTGVAQINVTDNGENYIIIVAGANGTLQKEDVDKAQDLLLNETRVVLFQFETPLETTECILNMLSTANSKCCKIVNGAPAYSNSYQNILKLADIFCVNESEAEIYTNCIKKIDSIESANEVLSLLLKQGCKIVIITLGPLGAIFASKDEPEPQWVKVPKIENPIDTSGAGDAFLGSLAYFIVHTPNLSLYEQIKRACIIATKTVQFKGTQKSYPLKKDLPKELFN